ACTTGTGGTTAatttatattctctttttttttttttcttttgattatagtaattaactatgactaaaaaattgtatttgttttaatGTCGCACCAAGTAAACAGGACCAAAAAATAGTTCCACATTAAACTTAAaaggcttaaatatatttttggtcctataattttaacacgtggtatttttgtcctttatttttttaggattgCAAAATAGTCCTGAGACTTTTAGacattttacaattttggtccttatgccgaatttttcaaaagtggCAGGAATAAATCATGTGCACCTCatgattttgacatttttatcctttatctttCTAGATATAAGAATTCTGTAACTTTTTGTCATTTCacaattttggtcatttttgtgctgaatttaataaaaattatcgaaataaatcatgtgccatgtattttttttttttaattttcatccatATTGACAAAAGTGAATTAATCAGAACAAAACCCTAACTTAAATGGACAACATGAGGCGCACATGATTTATTACAGTGACTTTTACAAAATCTAGCATCGAAAGGaccaaaaattgcaaaagatCCAAAGTTACCGAacttttttacaattataaaaaacaaataataaaatttccaaaataccaaaattacatggcaaaaaacatttaaaacattaattctattaagtGTATAAACTActtctttttaaatatcattttgtGTTCCCATGCATGTGAAATTCAACATAAAATCAACCaaattatcaacaaaaaaaaacagaaaaaagaaaaacataaaatcaacCATGAGTAGTAGGAATTCCAGAATTAATCACAATTtaagctttaatttttttaaaagattatagtaatatcttttgaaattagatttaataagACAAACACTCTCTCGTTTACCGGAAAAAAGACGAACACTCTCTCTTAATCtctttaacaaaaatattaatatattcctTCGTAGGCTGTCAGTGTACTTACCTCATAGGTTTGCTTAGAAATTTTTACTTCTGAGAGGGGTGTTACAAAGGTGATTTTGTTACCTTAGCACAttgagaatatttaaaaaaatttaaaaaaaaacaataaagtaTCAATTACTGATaaggaaaaattcaaaaatcctctcccccccccccaccaagGGAATTGGACCCCCCCCCCCGGTATATGATAGCGTGTTGATTGAGATTTTAGGtttggaaaatatattttttgaacaattttgcccttctcttctatctaatatatatattatataataaataattttatataatttaataaatctaaaaataatatataaatatttattaatcataaaatattattttatatgtaaatgtatagttatattttttttaattaaatttaaaaaaaatagcaatggCAGGTCAGCCGCAGCCGCTGCAGAGGGAGGGCGCAGCACACCACTGCACGTGGCCTAGCAGCAAGGGCGATTGCCCTCGCtcagatttaaaaatattgaatatgtttaatggactaaaaactaattttttctatataaaaaatttaattttatatactataaatatattatagatagatatattttaatagacCCTAGTTGACCAAGTTGATAGGGGGGACATTTTAGTCattatccctaaaaaattAAGCTCAAGTTGATAACGCGTCGTATGAGTTATTATTCACAATATAGGGATGAATTTtgatacttaaatttttacagGGGTCTTTTTGATACTTTATAGgagtcaaaataaatttaactcatttaaaattattttaattgagcaAGAATTGCTACGACAACTATTTCAACTTCTATAagatataaattacaattataatgtcatcaagtatatttataattgtgaaaAGTTTTAAACCTtcgtatttgtaattaaatttaattttcaaatataattcacttttaattttatttacctgGCAAGTAGCTTTGGTTATGGTATCAGCATCATACTGAGGGAACTTCCCAGCAACCTCATCAGCAACACGCATCATCTCCGCCATGAAGCATTCATCTCCGTCAGAAGTTGTCCTGTGTTTCTTGTGCTGTTCCAGCCATCCTTGTAGTAAACTATCAAAGTCTTTCCCCGTCTTCTTAAACGGCCTGCTTATTCCTCCCAACCAATCCAACCACTTCAAATACGGGAGCACATCAGGAACAGTCAGAACCCCCATCGCCCTCAGGAACTCCCTTGTCGTCTCACGCCATTTCTCATTAATCTCTCCCGAACCCTTGTTCTCACTCCCTACGACATTCCCCGCAACTATTCTCACCATCACTTTCAAGCTTAGGTCCCCGAAGGATTTCCTTATCTCCAACGGCGTTGGCGGCTTCCCGTCGCCGTTATTGACGCATGAATTATACAAGGATCTCATCAGGGCCCTGATTTCTGCTACGTATAAATGTCCAAGCGCTTCAATCTTGCTGTTGGACAGCAGCTTCTGAACGGAAATCTTGCGAAGCTCCCGCCAGTATGGGCCGTATTTCCCGAGCGCGGACATGGCGTAATCGTAGCTCATATGCTGCGTCGCTGAAGTTTTGGGCCGATCGCAGAAGATCATATCGTTGGTGGTGAAGCATTCTTTTGCTATTTCCCAACTGCTCACGACCATCGCGGTGTGCACTCCCAATCGAATGCGAAAAATCGGACCGTATTTGTCTGCCATGTCTGACAGGATGATGTGAGGTAGCTCGGGCCCGGAAAGCAAACGCAGGTGGCCGATTACAGGCCATCCTCCGGCTGCAAGTGGAGGTAAGTTTTTGGCGAGAATTCTTTTATTGCCTCTGCTTATTAGAGAGTAGAAGGGAGTAATCAGAAGAAGTACGAGTAGAGCAAGCAAGGCCGCAAGCTGCCATGTTAACAGCTCCATTTCCAGGGTTTgcttgattcttttttctgtttacAGTCAATTACGTTCTAGATGGTAGTGGCTCAAAAGCCTTTTTAGGTGTTagtccaattttattttgtttgatcaaTTTTGCTGACAATCAacgtttcaaaattttagtcagaatttttgttatgaattatttcagttcatatatattttgcgatgaaaagaatatgtacgtaatctattttttaaaatttattaattaaagcaatatataaagggtgttagtgtaatattttatagagaatattttcgtaaattttgaatttaaattggatGTACAGTTGTAATTacgattataattttaagaagcATAActctaatattataaaaacacaaaatatttatatattttagtatgaattcaaaaaaatattaatataatttatctaaaatataatattaatttttattaagaaatgAATTGGGGTGATGATGAGAGCTTGAAGATAAGGAAAGATTGGAGAAAGAGATGACGCCAAGGTTGAACATTTTCGTCATAATTATGTTGTTGGAATTCAATATCGAACGACACAGCACGGTATTAGCCAGACAACTTTTCTCTGTTTATCTTATCtatttttagagataaaaCATCACGATTTCTGTTGTATATATTTGAAGCggtgtgtttgttttttagcTTATAAACAATACAGGATGGATACCAACATGGAGAGCTTCATTTCTACGGATAATATATCAAATGATGTGGTGGGCAATATGATTGTTACTCTATTATGTAAGGCGTTGTCTGctttaattctatattaattttataatatttatttttgaaaagatgtCTATTCATGCAGAAAAATAGTCTTGggtttatcaaatttttagtttagAATCGATACAAGGTACATAGCAACATCAATATTATAAtgagattatttaatttgaatcagTAAGTGTGACATATTCTATACAAcgcataatttttattagtaagtGTAACACATCCTATgtatgtacataatttttttataatattttaaataaaataattttttaaatcatattatttaactttttagagcTGAAAACGgcctaaaatatataaaaaaaaatatacatatatatatatcagctaaaaatgaataaggaaaaaaaaactaccaaaagatagttatgaaaaatcatgatgagtggaaaagttaaaataataatttaattttaaaaaataaaaaattaacataccaaaaaaattaaagacacCAATAGCGTATTCTTCAATTCTATATAGTCCTAGTAAGTGTTAGCACATTCTATGCATGTGCACcgtttcaataaaatatttaaatattttctaaaatataattttttatagaattaaaaaaattatctaaaatatatattatatatatagagaagataaaaatgaatgggAAAAACATTACTAAAAGATtagttatgaaaaattattatgattggGGAggttagaaataattatttaatttaaaaaaataaaaaaatagggtgATTTTCAGttatatagatagataattCTTTGATCGGATTCTGAATtcttaaaatgttaaatatttttattaagatggaaaattttaaattgttagtttgaatttttaagatatcgtttattgattaaaaatataataaataaagatttttttatactaacaatattaatttagtcacctgattttattagttattgcGATCTTATTATCATACACActtattgcaattttggtcctgtatcgATGAGTgattggcaattttggtcctcacACTTTTGAGGTGGCAATTTGGTCCTATATCTTTTAAACGCtcacaattttggtccttcaacCTAATCTATGATCATTTTACccttttaatgaaaaaataaccaTAGTCCACTACATGCTCTAAATTAAGCCCAATatgcttccgaaataaatGATGATCTTATTTTGACCATCTTGTTCCCTGATATTCCGAGTTCTCGATTTTATGGAGTTCTTTCAATCacacttggctccttcagcatCTTAGGGCGTAAAAGTACTCTGATATTGAGACTTATCCAAATTTTGGACGAACAGGTTGAacaaaaatcttgaatttattgaagaaaat
The window above is part of the Sesamum indicum cultivar Zhongzhi No. 13 linkage group LG7, S_indicum_v1.0, whole genome shotgun sequence genome. Proteins encoded here:
- the LOC105166207 gene encoding cytochrome P450 CYP82D47-like, with amino-acid sequence MELLTWQLAALLALLVLLLITPFYSLISRGNKRILAKNLPPLAAGGWPVIGHLRLLSGPELPHIILSDMADKYGPIFRIRLGVHTAMVVSSWEIAKECFTTNDMIFCDRPKTSATQHMSYDYAMSALGKYGPYWRELRKISVQKLLSNSKIEALGHLYVAEIRALMRSLYNSCVNNGDGKPPTPLEIRKSFGDLSLKVMVRIVAGNVVGSENKGSGEINEKWRETTREFLRAMGVLTVPDVLPYLKWLDWLGGISRPFKKTGKDFDSLLQGWLEQHKKHRTTSDGDECFMAEMMRVADEVAGKFPQYDADTITKATCQTMMLGGSDTTTVTLTWALCLLLNNQHTLRRAQEELDKHIGKERLVEESDIEKLPYIQAIIKETLRIQPPAPLMPPRESVKDCTVAGYHIPTSTRLMLNIWKLQRDPRVWADPSKFRPERFLDEHKEVDVQGKHFELLPFGGGRRICPGISFALRFTKLTLASVLHGFEIEKFLDEEINMTGTFGSTNLKATPLEVFLKPRLSSNLYA